In one Dermatophagoides farinae isolate YC_2012a chromosome 4, ASM2471394v1, whole genome shotgun sequence genomic region, the following are encoded:
- the LOC124490819 gene encoding uncharacterized protein LOC124490819 isoform X1: MIISVYFSTNRLYRFAPMRKTSIVTKKKMFGASFLFIILIFEFGFGHSDFTCSPWKEICFDHIFIHLTIKDLFCLQNVCHRFIRLIDEYFERMESVDFSIYSSENSRISWPCLRLMLKDNRSICDLNLSHCKWIDDTRFLCLITNQNRLKSINLSSTFYISNRSLMVMALYCPYLETIILENCGWLQPETLYCIAENCHQLITLNLASCWNLNDESIKILLEKCGHSIQNLIIARIYSLTNESLSSIRTFCLNIRFLDISFCWKITDSGLKYLIDCKNLEQISIKGCQSITCVGRQYLCEYSNIIQN; this comes from the exons ATGATCATATCAGTTTACTTTTCGACGAATCGATTGTATCGTTTTGCGCCGATGCGTAAAACATCGATtgttaccaaaaaaaaaatgtttggcgcatcttttctttttataaTTCTTATCTTTGAATTCGGTTTCGGACATTCAG ATTTCACTTGTTCACCATGGAAAGAAATTTGTTTCGatcacattttcattcatttgactATTAAAGATTTATTTTGTCTTCAAAATGTTTGCCATAGATTCatacgattgattgatgaatatttcgAACGAATGGAATCGGttgatttttccatttattctAGCGAAAATTCACGAATATCATGGCCTTGTTTACGATTGATGCTCAAAGATAATCGTTCTATTTGTGATTTGAATCTATCACATTGTAAATGGATCGATGATACAAGATTCTTGTGTTTAATTACCAATCAAAATCGTTTGAAATCTATCAAtctttcatcaacattttataTCAGTAATCGATCATTGATGGTAATGGCTTTATATTGTCCATATTTGGAAACAATCATATTGGAAAATTGTGGCTGGCTACAACCGGAAACACTATATTGCATTGctgaaaattgtcatcaattgATCACATTAAATCTGGCCAGTTGTTggaatttaaatgatgaatccatAAAGattttgttggaaaaatGTGGCCATTCAATACAAAATCTAATCATTGCACGAATTTATTCACTAACAAATGAATCACTGTCATCTATTCGAACATTCTGTTTGAATATTCGATTTTTAGACATATCATTTTGTTGGAAAATCACTGATTCCGGTCTAAA ATATTTAATCGATTGTAAAAATCTGGAACAAATCTCGATAAAAGGATGTCAAAGCATTACCTGTGTTGGTCGTCAATATCTTTGTGAATATTCAAACATTatacaaaattga
- the LOC124490819 gene encoding uncharacterized protein LOC124490819 isoform X2 — translation MIDLQPDFTCSPWKEICFDHIFIHLTIKDLFCLQNVCHRFIRLIDEYFERMESVDFSIYSSENSRISWPCLRLMLKDNRSICDLNLSHCKWIDDTRFLCLITNQNRLKSINLSSTFYISNRSLMVMALYCPYLETIILENCGWLQPETLYCIAENCHQLITLNLASCWNLNDESIKILLEKCGHSIQNLIIARIYSLTNESLSSIRTFCLNIRFLDISFCWKITDSGLKYLIDCKNLEQISIKGCQSITCVGRQYLCEYSNIIQN, via the exons atgattgatttgcaGCCAGATTTCACTTGTTCACCATGGAAAGAAATTTGTTTCGatcacattttcattcatttgactATTAAAGATTTATTTTGTCTTCAAAATGTTTGCCATAGATTCatacgattgattgatgaatatttcgAACGAATGGAATCGGttgatttttccatttattctAGCGAAAATTCACGAATATCATGGCCTTGTTTACGATTGATGCTCAAAGATAATCGTTCTATTTGTGATTTGAATCTATCACATTGTAAATGGATCGATGATACAAGATTCTTGTGTTTAATTACCAATCAAAATCGTTTGAAATCTATCAAtctttcatcaacattttataTCAGTAATCGATCATTGATGGTAATGGCTTTATATTGTCCATATTTGGAAACAATCATATTGGAAAATTGTGGCTGGCTACAACCGGAAACACTATATTGCATTGctgaaaattgtcatcaattgATCACATTAAATCTGGCCAGTTGTTggaatttaaatgatgaatccatAAAGattttgttggaaaaatGTGGCCATTCAATACAAAATCTAATCATTGCACGAATTTATTCACTAACAAATGAATCACTGTCATCTATTCGAACATTCTGTTTGAATATTCGATTTTTAGACATATCATTTTGTTGGAAAATCACTGATTCCGGTCTAAA ATATTTAATCGATTGTAAAAATCTGGAACAAATCTCGATAAAAGGATGTCAAAGCATTACCTGTGTTGGTCGTCAATATCTTTGTGAATATTCAAACATTatacaaaattga
- the CIA30 gene encoding complex I intermediate-associated protein 30, producing the protein MRPSTYPLRLFRSIIDTNRKSTMLMIQSTRSLYEQTRSGSVDFENKKRAQMNETQRLKETTKMMKKDLKWAWQIFKDATFNAFRADVGTVAFDDNQLIKIWDFNQRNNEKLSSYSLEFKSDKLNDMNNWLVTCDADYDVGFSKCSWTVSPSGHALFSGYLDTTVPKDGKTVRTGYAFLSSQKSRHPFNLPTDGMNIFEQFTHVILRVRGDGRMYQISFDTADVFDITWFDRYNFMMYTFGGPYWQYVKIPLSRFYFHYQGFIQDEQYQFNPNTIRSMGIMVHSPSYSGPFRLEIDYIGFVNDCQHNDLIEYEGYYHESSQLKST; encoded by the exons atgagaccATCAACGTATCCTTTACGATTATTTCGATCAATTATCGATACAAATCGTAAATCGACAATGttaatgattcaatcaacaagATCATTATATGAACAAACACGAAGTGGATCCGTTGATtttgagaataaaaaacgtgctcaaatgaatgaaacacaaCGTTtaaaagaaacaacaaaaatgatgaaaaaagatcTAAAATGGGCATGGCAAATATTCAAGGATGCAACATTTAATGCATTTCGTGCAGATGTTGGTACCGTagcatttgatgataatcaattgataaaaatttgggATTTCAATCAacgtaataatgaaaaattatctagctattcattggaatttaaaagtgataaattgaatgatatgaACAATTGGCTTGTAACTTGTGATGCTGATTATGATGTTG GCTTTTCCAAATGTTCATGGACTGTATCACCATCTGGTCATGCTTTATTTTCCGGATATCTGGACACCACTGTACCAAAAGATGGTAAAACTGTTCGTACTGGTTATGCATTTTTATCCAGTCAAAAAAGTCGTCATCCATTCAATCTACCTACAGAtggaatgaatatttttgaacaatttaCACACGTTATTCTTCGAGTACGTGGTGATGGCCGTATGTATCAGATATCATTCGATACAGCCGATGTATTTGATATTACTTGGTTTGATCGATATAATTTTATGATGTATACATTTGGTGGTCCTTATTGGCAATATGTTAAAATACCGTTATCACGTTTCTATTTCCATTATCAAGGTTTTATTCAAGATGAACAATATCAATTTAATCCAAATACAATCCGTTCGATGGGTATAATGGTACATTCACCTTCATATTCTGGTCCATTTCGTTTAGAAATTGATTACATTGGTTTTGTTAATGATTGTCAACATAATGATCTTATTGAATATGAAGGTTATTATCATGAATCAAGTCAATTGAAATCGacttga
- the LOC124490819 gene encoding uncharacterized protein LOC124490819 isoform X3: MESVDFSIYSSENSRISWPCLRLMLKDNRSICDLNLSHCKWIDDTRFLCLITNQNRLKSINLSSTFYISNRSLMVMALYCPYLETIILENCGWLQPETLYCIAENCHQLITLNLASCWNLNDESIKILLEKCGHSIQNLIIARIYSLTNESLSSIRTFCLNIRFLDISFCWKITDSGLKYLIDCKNLEQISIKGCQSITCVGRQYLCEYSNIIQN, from the exons ATGGAATCGGttgatttttccatttattctAGCGAAAATTCACGAATATCATGGCCTTGTTTACGATTGATGCTCAAAGATAATCGTTCTATTTGTGATTTGAATCTATCACATTGTAAATGGATCGATGATACAAGATTCTTGTGTTTAATTACCAATCAAAATCGTTTGAAATCTATCAAtctttcatcaacattttataTCAGTAATCGATCATTGATGGTAATGGCTTTATATTGTCCATATTTGGAAACAATCATATTGGAAAATTGTGGCTGGCTACAACCGGAAACACTATATTGCATTGctgaaaattgtcatcaattgATCACATTAAATCTGGCCAGTTGTTggaatttaaatgatgaatccatAAAGattttgttggaaaaatGTGGCCATTCAATACAAAATCTAATCATTGCACGAATTTATTCACTAACAAATGAATCACTGTCATCTATTCGAACATTCTGTTTGAATATTCGATTTTTAGACATATCATTTTGTTGGAAAATCACTGATTCCGGTCTAAA ATATTTAATCGATTGTAAAAATCTGGAACAAATCTCGATAAAAGGATGTCAAAGCATTACCTGTGTTGGTCGTCAATATCTTTGTGAATATTCAAACATTatacaaaattga